TTGAGAGAATGTTTTCACATATTTATTGGACTATTTGTGTTGTGCACACTCTTAATCTTGTTTTGAAGAATATATGTGCAGCAAAAAATTTGGAAACTAATCAAGAAACTTATGATGTGTGTCATTGGATCATTGAAATCCATGGGGATGCTTTGCAAATCAAGAATTTTATAATGAATCATTTCATGAGGCTTGCAATTTATAATCGGTTTAGCCCTTTGAAATTGCTTTCAGTTGCTGACACTCGTTTTGCTTCTATTGTTGTGATGCTTAAAAGATTTAAACTTATTAGGCGTGCTTTAGAAGCAATGGTTATGAGTGATCAATGGGCACAATACCGAGAAGATGACCAAGGCAAAGCTAGATTTGTTCATGATAAAGTGGTAGATGAGGATTGGTGGGAAAAGGTTGATTACATCATTGCTTTTACTGGGCCCATTTATGACATGATCAGAGTTTGTGACACAGACAAATCATGCCTTCatttggtttatgagttgtgggaTTCTATGATTGAAAAGGTGAAGCAAGTTATTTTTGATCATGAAGGAAAGCAAGCAGATGggttttttcctttttattatgTGGTTCATCGAATTCTTGTTGATCGTTGGGCCAAGAGCAACACTCCCCTtcattgtttagcccattcattaAATCTAAGGTAAATTTCTAACTTACATACTCATCTTcttgttctattttttttttttattttcttatttttgaagatTTTATAGTGAAAAATGGCTTCAAGAGGAAGAAGGTAGAGTGCCTTCTCATATGGATGGAGAAGTATCAACTGAGAGAATTAAATGCTTTAGGAGGATTTTTTTTCTAATGAAGATGAGCGAATTAGAGCAAATgatgaatttgcaaatttttctttgaaaagtgGACCTTTTGCTGATCGTGATTCTATTGGAAGTATGTATGTTACAGATCCTAGGAAATGGTGGGCATGTTTTGGTTCTAATGCACCCTTACTTCAAAGGTTGGCTTTTAAAGTGCTTGGACAACCTATTTCCTCCTCTTGTTGTGAAAGAAATTGGAGTATTTATTCCTTCATTCATTCATGTAGAAGGAATAAATTAACTCCAAAACGTGCAGAGGACTTGGTTTTTATCCATAATAATCTTCGTCTTCTGTCGAGAAACTCCTCCCAATATTATGATGAGAAGACAAAATTGTGGGATGTTGGTGGTGATCAATTTGGGAGTGTGGAAGATGTGGGAGTTCTTGAATTTGCCAACCTTTCATTGGATGAACCAGAGTT
This sequence is a window from Hevea brasiliensis isolate MT/VB/25A 57/8 chromosome 10, ASM3005281v1, whole genome shotgun sequence. Protein-coding genes within it:
- the LOC131169823 gene encoding uncharacterized protein LOC131169823, translated to MVVSESGPMFIKSVDCSSEVKDKQFIANLLKEVIDEVGHQKVVQVITDNASNCKGVGEIIERMFSHIYWTICVVHTLNLVLKNICAAKNLETNQETYDVCHWIIEIHGDALQIKNFIMNHFMRLAIYNRFSPLKLLSVADTRFASIVVMLKRFKLIRRALEAMVMSDQWAQYREDDQGKARFVHDKVVDEDWWEKVDYIIAFTGPIYDMIRVCDTDKSCLHLVYELWDSMIEKVKQVIFDHEGKQADGFFPFYYVVHRILVDRWAKSNTPLHCLAHSLNLRFYSEKWLQEEEGRVPSHMDGEVSTERIKCFRRIFFLMKMSELEQMMNLQIFL